The Atribacterota bacterium genome has a window encoding:
- a CDS encoding YqeG family HAD IIIA-type phosphatase, with the protein MCHSLIPDVYIRNVHQIDIQKLQTEKGIKGIIIDLDNTLVPWGKKHLDNKIVSWINRVKDSELKICIVSNSNSSHVSEMGKIFGIPFYSSRYKPLKGPFLEAMKIMNTDHSNTAVIGDQIFTDVYGGKRLGLFTILVFPIKKQDALGTRLIYRKLERIIMSCWFKAGRIKMIEGNWPE; encoded by the coding sequence ATGTGCCATTCACTTATACCAGATGTATACATCAGGAATGTACACCAGATTGATATTCAGAAATTACAAACAGAAAAAGGAATAAAAGGAATTATTATTGATCTTGATAATACCCTGGTACCATGGGGTAAAAAACATCTTGATAATAAAATAGTATCATGGATAAACCGGGTAAAAGACAGTGAATTAAAAATATGCATTGTTTCTAACAGCAATTCTTCTCATGTCAGCGAAATGGGTAAAATATTTGGTATACCTTTTTATTCAAGCAGATATAAGCCGCTAAAGGGCCCCTTTTTAGAGGCAATGAAAATTATGAATACAGACCACAGTAATACTGCAGTTATCGGTGACCAGATATTTACAGATGTATATGGAGGAAAACGTTTAGGACTATTTACTATTTTGGTTTTTCCAATTAAAAAACAGGATGCACTGGGCACTCGCCTGATATACAGGAAATTAGAACGAATAATCATGTCCTGCTGGTTTAAAGCGGGTAGAATTAAGATGATTGAAGGCAATTGGCCTGAATAA
- a CDS encoding GspE/PulE family protein: MADRIVKEKGITGEFLLDILIRNKVIDKKDIEKIHQRQLEKGSNIQSIIIGMGLIDKDKMMNMISEEISIPYVNLDGKTFDPSIVAMIPEDLSRQHGLVTIGKQKDKLVVAMANPLDVYTQDEIKIKLGYEIETRLAYSEDIARVLDMVYGITEDWQQMMGEIKSLAVTAVEETAEEMDISKSISQSHEAPVVALVNLIMLRAIKEGASDIHIEPYGEKSLKVRYRIDGVLHDIMSPPRNLHMAIISRVKIMSNMNIAERRLPQDGRIKVQVHGREVNFRVSTIPAVNGESAVLRILDPAQIMLDLKSIGFSKHNLKKYQELIEKPNGILLVTGPTGSGKSTTLYATLNILNSVEKKIMTIEDPVEYRLDGVNQLQARPKIGLTFAAGLRSFLRQDPDIMLVGEIRDKETADIAIQSALTGHLVLSTLHTNDAPSSIVRLIDMGIEPFLISSSVIGVIAQRLVRKICDYCKKEIPVTDEIKKVMEGLNINPDKMKVFHGEGCQHCKGTGYKGRTAIFELMVINENIREMIYRNASLNEIRQTAIEKNGMVTLREDGFRNIIKGITTVEEVVRTTSS, translated from the coding sequence ATGGCAGACAGGATTGTAAAGGAAAAAGGGATAACCGGTGAATTTTTATTAGATATATTAATAAGAAATAAGGTTATCGATAAAAAAGACATTGAGAAGATTCATCAAAGACAGCTTGAAAAAGGAAGTAATATTCAGAGTATTATTATTGGTATGGGTTTAATCGATAAAGATAAGATGATGAATATGATTTCTGAAGAAATAAGCATTCCTTATGTAAACCTGGACGGAAAAACATTTGATCCTTCTATTGTTGCTATGATTCCTGAAGATCTGTCACGCCAGCACGGCCTTGTTACAATCGGCAAGCAAAAAGACAAGCTTGTTGTTGCGATGGCAAATCCGCTGGATGTTTATACACAGGATGAAATTAAGATTAAACTTGGCTATGAAATCGAAACCCGACTTGCATACAGCGAAGATATAGCCAGAGTTTTGGATATGGTTTATGGTATCACAGAAGACTGGCAGCAAATGATGGGTGAGATAAAATCCCTTGCTGTTACTGCTGTTGAGGAAACTGCTGAAGAGATGGATATCTCAAAGAGTATCAGTCAGTCTCACGAAGCCCCGGTAGTTGCCCTGGTTAATCTTATAATGCTTCGTGCTATAAAGGAAGGCGCAAGTGATATACATATAGAACCCTATGGTGAAAAATCATTAAAGGTAAGATACCGTATAGATGGTGTTTTACATGATATAATGTCTCCCCCCAGAAATCTGCATATGGCAATTATTTCCCGTGTTAAAATAATGTCAAATATGAATATTGCTGAACGGCGATTACCACAGGATGGCAGGATTAAGGTACAGGTTCATGGCAGAGAGGTAAATTTTCGTGTTTCTACTATCCCGGCTGTGAATGGAGAAAGCGCTGTTCTCAGGATACTTGATCCGGCACAGATAATGCTGGATTTAAAATCAATCGGTTTTTCTAAACATAATCTAAAAAAATATCAGGAGCTTATAGAAAAACCAAATGGAATCTTATTAGTAACAGGTCCTACCGGCAGCGGTAAATCGACAACACTGTATGCAACTTTAAATATTCTAAATTCAGTAGAAAAGAAGATAATGACTATAGAAGATCCGGTTGAATATCGCTTAGACGGTGTTAACCAGTTACAGGCAAGACCTAAAATTGGCTTAACGTTTGCTGCCGGATTGCGCAGTTTTCTGCGCCAGGACCCGGATATAATGTTAGTCGGAGAAATCAGGGATAAAGAAACTGCTGATATTGCAATCCAGTCTGCGCTAACAGGACATCTGGTTTTAAGCACCCTTCATACAAATGATGCACCCAGTTCTATTGTTCGTTTGATTGATATGGGTATTGAGCCATTCTTAATTTCATCTTCAGTAATAGGAGTTATTGCTCAACGCCTGGTGCGAAAGATTTGTGATTATTGCAAGAAGGAAATCCCCGTAACCGATGAAATAAAAAAGGTCATGGAAGGGCTTAACATTAACCCTGATAAGATGAAGGTTTTTCATGGAGAAGGTTGTCAGCATTGTAAGGGAACAGGCTATAAGGGCAGAACTGCAATATTTGAACTAATGGTAATAAATGAAAATATCCGTGAAATGATTTATAGAAATGCTTCTTTAAATGAAATCAGACAGACCGCTATTGAGAAAAACGGAATGGTTACCCTAAGAGAAGACGGGTTTAGAAATATCATCAAAGGTATCACGACTGTAGAAGAAGTTGTCCGAACCACAAGCAGCTAA
- a CDS encoding four helix bundle protein: protein MSDYKKLKVWKNAHRFAIDIYNLTKNYPDEEKFGMIAQIRRSSLSIPTNIVEGCGQNENGNLIRYLGIAKGSAFESEYHLLLSKDLGFISEEKYTIMSEKIKYIIRMLTKLIYSLKMVENNK, encoded by the coding sequence ATGTCTGATTATAAAAAATTAAAAGTTTGGAAAAATGCCCATCGGTTTGCAATAGATATATACAACCTTACTAAAAATTATCCTGATGAAGAAAAGTTTGGAATGATAGCTCAAATAAGAAGATCTTCATTATCAATACCTACTAATATCGTAGAAGGGTGTGGGCAGAATGAAAATGGGAATTTAATTAGGTATTTAGGTATTGCAAAAGGTTCTGCTTTTGAATCGGAATACCATTTGTTATTATCAAAGGATTTGGGTTTTATTTCAGAAGAAAAATATACTATAATGAGTGAAAAGATAAAATATATTATTAGGATGCTTACAAAGCTTATTTATTCATTAAAAATGGTAGAAAACAATAAATGA